CAGGTGGCATAGGTGCTAAACTTGTAGCCTCGCTTGTATTCGAAACGGTCGACTGCCTTCATGAGGCCGATATTTCCTTCCTGGATAAGGTCCAGGAGCGACAGGCCCCTGTTTATGTATCTCTTCGCGATGCTCACCACAAGACGGAGGTTGGCCTTGACCAGTTCGTTCTTGGCTCCGGCGCACTCGCGTTCCGCCTTCTCGACCCGCTTCAGGTAATGTTTCAGGAGCCTTGAAGAGATACCTATCTCATCTTCGATCCTCATTTTTCTGCTCATGAGGGCCTGGAGATGTCTTTTGCTTCCCCTTTCCTTTGACCTTTTGTACCGGGCAATCTCCACGTCGATCTTATCGATGCGGTCGACGTACCGTTTCATGCGCAGGATGATCTTTTCCGTGATCTTCTTGCTGAGGTTGATCTCCATGATGATCTTCTGCACTTCCTTGCTGCGGCCGTCGTGCCCGCCCCTCGTGTTCTCCTTCGACCTCACGTGCTCTTCCTTGAGGCGTTCGAGAAGGGCAATCACCCTTTCCCGCTGATATTCAAGTTCGGTGTCTCCCTCCTCCTCGTCGTCAGCCTCGACGGTGATGTCCTTCACGGCCGCCTTCGATGTTCTGAGCGCCATAAGGGCGCTGAGAAGTTCCTTAACGGTGCCTGGAAATGACAGAAGGACCTGTTTGATCTCCTCCTTTGCCTCTTCCATGAGACGTGCGATCTCCTTTTCACCTTCCCGCGTCAAGAGCGCCATACTGCCCATCTCCTTGATGTAATGACGGATAGGGTTGATCAGATCGTCGTCACATACTTCTTCAATATCCCCCTCCAGAACCTCATCGGCCCCGGCGCTCTCCACGCCGCTCACTTCCTCCCGGTGTTCGATCTCGAAAAGATCGATATCATCGAGGATGTTGTTGGGCTTTTCGCCGTCAGATATGAATGCGTACAGTTCCCTGTTCTCAAGATTCTCTTCATAAGGATAATATCTCCTTACTTTTTCAGGCATGGCCACCTCTTTATAAAAAATTATTTTTTATATGCGTCAATACCTGCCTCTTTTGTTCCAGGAGTTCTGTGATCGCCGATGCGTCCCCCAATTTTTCCGCCTCGGCAAGCTTCTCTGTGATCTTCTTCGACTTCTCCCTGAAGAACTGGCGCTCGATATACTTGAAATAGTCCAAAAGCACCTTCTCGGGCTCATCCGCGTTCAAATGAGCGTCACCAAAGGCCGCGTCGAGGACAAGCCCTTTCAGGTCCTCCTTTTCAAGCGTCTCGATGAAGTTCCTCACATCAAGGTTCCTTTCCTGTTCAAAACAAGTTACCATTTTGGTCAAGACTTCTCTCACATCGGCATCGTTAATGTACCGCAAAACCTCCTTTCCTTTAAAGAATTCAAGAAGATCGGGGCGTGTTATGCAGACATTGATGACCTTTCTTTCGATCACGCCTTTTGTGTCGTCTGCCCTGGCAGCCCCGTTATTCAATTCATATGTTCTTCTGACCGCAAAATGCTCTTCTTCAACCCCGGTCAATTCGGAGAGACGTTTGATGTACAGCCTCTTTTTGACCCTGTCGTGAATGGCCTCGACGTGAGGCATCACCTGCTTGATGAAGACCTGCTTTCCCCTGACCGTCGTCATTTTCTCCCTTTCGGCATAGTAGTCGAAATAGAAGTCAAGAATGGGCTTCTTGTCCCCGGCGATCTCCACGATGGCATGAGCACCCTTTTCCCGGATGAAACTGTCGGGGTCATGCCCTTCGGGAAGGACAACCATGTTTCCGTTGACATCCATCTCGGCGAAAAGACCGATGAGTCTCAATGCGCTCTTGATCCCCGCCTCGTCGCCATCAAGCATCAGTGTGATATTCTCGGTGTAGTTCCTCAACTTCGTGATCTGTCCCTCTGTCACAGACGTGCCCAGCGTGGAAACTGCGTTCTTCAGACCCGCGCTGTAGAGAGCGATCATGTCGAAATACCCTTCGACAATAAAAACCTCGTCCTTGTCGGTAATATGTTTTTTTGTCCTGTCGATTCCGAACAGGGAATTTCGCTTCGAGAAAACGGAGGACTCCGGAGAGTTCACATACTTGGGTATGCCGTCCTTTTCAAGTGTCCTTCCACCGAAACCGATGACCCTCTTGTTGACATCGATGATGGGGACAACGATCCTCCCCCCGAACATATCGTAGAGCTCGGTCTCCTTCATCCTCACAATGCCGGTACTCATGAATATGTCGGCAGGTATCTCCGTCGCTCTGATAAAGGCCTTCAAAGCCCCGCGAGAACGCGCGCTGTAGCCAAGCCTGAACTCCTCCGCTATCTCCGTGGAAATCCCTCGTTTCTCGAGATATTCCCGGGCGAAGCTTGTACGCTTGAGTCCCTTCTCGTAGTAATCGCACAGCTTCCCGAGGGCATCATAGTGACCCGCCTTCCTTCTGTCCCCTTTTCTTTCCACCTCTATCCCATATTGACGGCCGAGATGCTCCAGGGCCTCCAGGAAGGTGAGGTTCTCGTATTTCATTATGAAGTTGACCGCATTGCCCCCTTCCCTGCAGCCAAAGCAATAGAAGATCTGTTTTTCGACGCTTACCGTGAATGAAGGCGTCTTTTCCTTGTGGAAGGGGCAAAGGCCCATGTAGTCCTTGCCGGCCTTTCTCAACTTCACATGCTGAGATATGACATCGATGATGTTCACTCTCTGCAGGAGTTCGTCAAGCGATGCCTTCATGTAAGCTCCACTATCGTGACACCACTGTTGCGCTCATCGGGGCGAAATGTGCGTACATAAGGAGTCTCGGCAAGGCGGTCTCTAACGGCCTGCATGAGCCGGCCCGTACCGACCCCGTGAACGACCCTGACCTGCGATATGCCTTCAATGACGGCCCGGTCAAGAAAGGTGTCGACTGTCTTCAACGCCTCTTCGACACGCATGCCGACGATCTTCAGATCCCG
This genomic interval from Syntrophorhabdaceae bacterium contains the following:
- the dnaG gene encoding DNA primase, with the translated sequence MKASLDELLQRVNIIDVISQHVKLRKAGKDYMGLCPFHKEKTPSFTVSVEKQIFYCFGCREGGNAVNFIMKYENLTFLEALEHLGRQYGIEVERKGDRRKAGHYDALGKLCDYYEKGLKRTSFAREYLEKRGISTEIAEEFRLGYSARSRGALKAFIRATEIPADIFMSTGIVRMKETELYDMFGGRIVVPIIDVNKRVIGFGGRTLEKDGIPKYVNSPESSVFSKRNSLFGIDRTKKHITDKDEVFIVEGYFDMIALYSAGLKNAVSTLGTSVTEGQITKLRNYTENITLMLDGDEAGIKSALRLIGLFAEMDVNGNMVVLPEGHDPDSFIREKGAHAIVEIAGDKKPILDFYFDYYAEREKMTTVRGKQVFIKQVMPHVEAIHDRVKKRLYIKRLSELTGVEEEHFAVRRTYELNNGAARADDTKGVIERKVINVCITRPDLLEFFKGKEVLRYINDADVREVLTKMVTCFEQERNLDVRNFIETLEKEDLKGLVLDAAFGDAHLNADEPEKVLLDYFKYIERQFFREKSKKITEKLAEAEKLGDASAITELLEQKRQVLTHIKNNFL